A single genomic interval of Malania oleifera isolate guangnan ecotype guangnan chromosome 11, ASM2987363v1, whole genome shotgun sequence harbors:
- the LOC131168421 gene encoding uncharacterized protein LOC131168421 isoform X1 — protein sequence MPDGYSSSKKTDDICEDVCGEQATRAALTMSRLRCILRGLDLKTYILLFVIVPTCTLGIYLHGQKISYFLRPLWESPPKPFHHIPHYYHENVSMEALCKLHGWGIRDSPRRVFDAVLFSNELDILEVRWNELYPYVTQFVLLESNSTFTGLSKPLLFASNRKRFKFAEPRLTYGMIGGRFRKGENPFVEEAYQRVALDQLLRIAGIDDDDLLIMSDVDEIPSSNTINLLRWCDDIPSILHLELRNYLYSFEFYVDNKSWRASVHRYQTGKTRYAHYRQTDYILSDAGWHCSFCFRHISEFIFKMKAYSHYDRVRFSHYLNPRRVQDVICKGADLFDMLPEEYTFKDIIGKLGPIPHSFSVVHLPAALLNNAEKYKFLLPGNCRRESG from the exons ATGCCTGATGGGTATTCTAGTTCGAAGAAGACGGACGATATATGCGAAGACGTTTGCGGCGAG CAGGCAACCCGCGCAGCGTTGACTATGTCAAGACTCCGATGCATCTTGCGAGGTCTAGATTTGAAGACTTATATACTTTTGTTTGTGATTGTGCCAACATGTACCCTCGGTATCTATTTGCATGGCCAGAAGATTTCCTACTTCCTACGACCCCTATGGGAATCTCCTCCAAAGCCATTTCATCATATTCCTCACTATTATCACGAAAATGTGTCAATGGAGGCTCTTTGCAAACTTCATGGGTGGGGAATTCGTGACTCCCCGAGACGGGTGTTTGATGCTGTTCTATTCAGTAACGAACTAGACATCCTCGAAGTCCGATGGAATGAATTGTATCCTTATGTAACACAGTTTGTACTCCTTGAATCAAACTCAACATTTACTGGCTTATCCAAGCCATTGCTTTTTGCAAGTAATCGAAAGCGGTTCAAATTTGCTGAGCCTCGATTGACTTATGGTATGATTGGGGGAAGATTCAGGAAGGGCGAGAACCCATTCGTCGAAGAGGCTTATCAGAGAGTAGCACTGGACCAGCTTCTAAGAATAGCGGGTATAGATGATGACGACTTGTTGATAATGTCTGATGTTGATGAGATCCCTAGCAGTAACACAATTAATCTCTTGAGGTGGTGCGATGATATTCCCTCTATCCTTCATCTTGAGTTGAGGAACTACTTATACTCTTTTGAGTTTTATGTAGATAACAAGAGCTGGAGGGCTTCAGTCCACAGGTACCAGACGGGCAAGACTAGATATGCACATTACCGTCAGACTGATTATATATTGTCAGATGCAGGGTGGCACTGTAGCTTTTGCTTTCGCCACATCAGTGAGTTCATATTCAAGATGAAAGCATACAGTCATTACGATCGAGTGAGGTTCTCCCATTATTTGAACCCCAGAAGAGTTCAAGATGTCATATGCAAAGGAGCCGACCTATTCGACATGCTTCCCGAAGAGTATACATTTAAGGACATCATTGGGAAGTTAGGACCCATCCCCCATTCCTTCTCTGTGGTACATCTTCCCGCAGCTTTGTTGAATAATGCTGAAAAGTACAAATTTCTCTTGCCTGGTAACTGCAGAAGGGAGAGTGGCTGA
- the LOC131168421 gene encoding uncharacterized protein LOC131168421 isoform X2 — MPDGYSSSKKTDDICEDVCGEATRAALTMSRLRCILRGLDLKTYILLFVIVPTCTLGIYLHGQKISYFLRPLWESPPKPFHHIPHYYHENVSMEALCKLHGWGIRDSPRRVFDAVLFSNELDILEVRWNELYPYVTQFVLLESNSTFTGLSKPLLFASNRKRFKFAEPRLTYGMIGGRFRKGENPFVEEAYQRVALDQLLRIAGIDDDDLLIMSDVDEIPSSNTINLLRWCDDIPSILHLELRNYLYSFEFYVDNKSWRASVHRYQTGKTRYAHYRQTDYILSDAGWHCSFCFRHISEFIFKMKAYSHYDRVRFSHYLNPRRVQDVICKGADLFDMLPEEYTFKDIIGKLGPIPHSFSVVHLPAALLNNAEKYKFLLPGNCRRESG, encoded by the exons ATGCCTGATGGGTATTCTAGTTCGAAGAAGACGGACGATATATGCGAAGACGTTTGCGGCGAG GCAACCCGCGCAGCGTTGACTATGTCAAGACTCCGATGCATCTTGCGAGGTCTAGATTTGAAGACTTATATACTTTTGTTTGTGATTGTGCCAACATGTACCCTCGGTATCTATTTGCATGGCCAGAAGATTTCCTACTTCCTACGACCCCTATGGGAATCTCCTCCAAAGCCATTTCATCATATTCCTCACTATTATCACGAAAATGTGTCAATGGAGGCTCTTTGCAAACTTCATGGGTGGGGAATTCGTGACTCCCCGAGACGGGTGTTTGATGCTGTTCTATTCAGTAACGAACTAGACATCCTCGAAGTCCGATGGAATGAATTGTATCCTTATGTAACACAGTTTGTACTCCTTGAATCAAACTCAACATTTACTGGCTTATCCAAGCCATTGCTTTTTGCAAGTAATCGAAAGCGGTTCAAATTTGCTGAGCCTCGATTGACTTATGGTATGATTGGGGGAAGATTCAGGAAGGGCGAGAACCCATTCGTCGAAGAGGCTTATCAGAGAGTAGCACTGGACCAGCTTCTAAGAATAGCGGGTATAGATGATGACGACTTGTTGATAATGTCTGATGTTGATGAGATCCCTAGCAGTAACACAATTAATCTCTTGAGGTGGTGCGATGATATTCCCTCTATCCTTCATCTTGAGTTGAGGAACTACTTATACTCTTTTGAGTTTTATGTAGATAACAAGAGCTGGAGGGCTTCAGTCCACAGGTACCAGACGGGCAAGACTAGATATGCACATTACCGTCAGACTGATTATATATTGTCAGATGCAGGGTGGCACTGTAGCTTTTGCTTTCGCCACATCAGTGAGTTCATATTCAAGATGAAAGCATACAGTCATTACGATCGAGTGAGGTTCTCCCATTATTTGAACCCCAGAAGAGTTCAAGATGTCATATGCAAAGGAGCCGACCTATTCGACATGCTTCCCGAAGAGTATACATTTAAGGACATCATTGGGAAGTTAGGACCCATCCCCCATTCCTTCTCTGTGGTACATCTTCCCGCAGCTTTGTTGAATAATGCTGAAAAGTACAAATTTCTCTTGCCTGGTAACTGCAGAAGGGAGAGTGGCTGA